The proteins below are encoded in one region of Apium graveolens cultivar Ventura chromosome 4, ASM990537v1, whole genome shotgun sequence:
- the LOC141717513 gene encoding putative 2-oxoglutarate-dependent dioxygenase AOP1 — protein sequence MDSSLAAKQPNLPCIEFSKENTEQGTDSWLTTSKKVVCALEDYGCFLATYNDNFSLDLHNAIFKSTRQLFDLPLETKLLNTSKTPSHGYVGQEPVVPLYEGLGIEDVTSPLGAQTFTNLMWPSGNAVFCETTCLFTKVVAELDQVVMRMVSQSYGIENHYERLLESTSYLFRLIKYRERHEKETVLGIVPHTDKSFMSILHQHQVPGLEIKTANDQWILVDPSPSSFIVMAGDACMAWTNGRIEAPQHRVIMKGTEERYSLGVFTFIRDQIIHIPEELADEEHEIQFQPFDHYKYIDFYYTDEGKKSKCPIKLYCGI from the exons ATGGATTCCTCACTTGCAGCAAAACAGCCCAATCTTCCCTGTATAGAATTCTCGAAAGAAAACACAGAGCAAGGCACAGATTCTTGGTTAACAACAAGCAAGAAAGTGGTGTGTGCACTTGAAGATTATGGCTGCTTTCTTGCAACTTACAATGATAATTTCTCCCTAGACCTTCACAATGCAATATTCAAATCAACCAGACAGTTATTCGATCTCCCACTCGAAACCAAACTTCTGAACACATCGAAAACACCTTCCCATGGCTATGTAGGCCAAGAGCCTGTGGTTCCTCTATATGAAGGCTTAGGCATTGAAGATGTCACCTCTCCTCTGGGAGCTCAAACTTTCACCAATCTCATGTGGCCCTCCGGAAATGCAGTTTTCTG TGAAACTACATGTTTGTTTACTAAAGTTGTTGCAGAGTTGGATCAAGTAGTAATGAGAATGGTTTCTCAGAGTTACGGAATTGAAAACCACTATGAACGTCTGCTTGAATCAACTTCTTATCTTTTTCGACTCATAAAATATCGAGAACGCCACGAGAAGGAAACAGTTCTAGGAATTGTGCCTCATACAGACAAGAGCTTCATGTCTATTCTGCATCAACATCAAGTTCCAGGTTTGGAGATTAAAACAGCAAATGATCAATGGATTCTTGTTGATCCTTCCCCTTCGTCATTCATTGTCATGGCAGGCGATGCATGCATG GCATGGACAAATGGGAGAATAGAAGCTCCTCAGCATCGAGTGATAATGAAAGGAACTGAAGAGAGATATTCACTTGGAGTGTTTACATTCATAAGAGATCAGATTATACATATTCCAGAAGAGCTAGCAGATGAAGAACATGAGATTCAGTTTCAGCCGTTCGATCATTACAAGTACATTGATTTCTATTACACCGACGAAGGGAAGAAATCAAAGTGTCCTATCAAGTTGTACTGTGGGATTTGA
- the LOC141717515 gene encoding putative 2-oxoglutarate-dependent dioxygenase AOP1 yields the protein MGSQNHLTLPVINFSRPELKPGTSLWNSVQSEVHQALQEYGCFEASFDRVPFELRKSLFSALQELFDLPLQTKLKNSSKIPFHGYVGQHPMVPLYESMGIEDAPILRESQNFTNVLWPQGNPAFCETVQSFSEQLSELDQIVRRMVLESLGLEKYLNKHIDSTKYLLRVMKYKGPESTDTKLGLTSHTDKNIVTILYQNQVSGLQVQTKDGEWITVKPSLDSFIVMIGDSFHAWSNGRVYSAYHRVMMRGSEPRYSVGLFSVPKGGYIIKAPEELVDEEHPLLFRPFDHVKFLGFYYTEAGQKCESALKTYCGV from the exons ATGGGATCACAAAATCATCTCACCCTGCCTGTAATAAATTTCTCCAGGCCTGAACTGAAACCAGGCACAAGTCTCTGGAATTCAGTTCAGTCTGAAGTCCATCAAGCTCTCCAAGAATATGGATGTTTCGAAGCATCATTCGATAGAGTTCCGTTCGAGCTCCGAAAATCCTTGTTTAGTGCATTACAGGAGCTCTTTGATCTGCCTTTACAAACTAAATTAAAGAACTCCTCTAAAATCCCTTTTCATGGCTATGTTGGACAACACCCTATGGTTCCACTTTATGAGAGCATGGGTATCGAAGATGCCCCCATTCTCCGAGAATCACAAAATTTTACTAATGTTCTATGGCCTCAAGGCAACCCTGCATTCTG CGAAACTGTACAATCATTCTCGGAGCAACTATCTGAACTGGATCAGATAGTAAGAAGAATGGTGTTAGAGAGCTTGGGACTGGAAAAATACTTAAATAAACACATTGACTCTACCAAATACCTTCTTCGGGTTATGAAATATAAAGGACCTGAAAGTACTGATACAAAGCTTGGTTTAACTTCTCACACAGACAAAAATATTGTAACTATACTCTATCAAAACCAGGTCAGTGGATTACAGGTACAAACTAAAGACGGCGAATGGATCACCGTAAAGCCTTCACTTGATTCCTTCATAGTCATGATCGGTGATTCTTTCCAT GCATGGAGCAACGGGAGAGTATATTCCGCTTATCACAGGGTAATGATGAGGGGATCGGAACCAAGATACTCGGTTGGATTGTTCTCAGTACCGAAAGGAGGGTACATTATAAAAGCCCCGGAAGAGTTGGTGGATGAAGAACATCCTTTGCTGTTTAGGCCATTTGATCATGTGAAGTTTCTTGGATTTTACTACACAGAAGCTGGCCAGAAATGTGAATCTGCACTCAAGACTTACTGTGGTGTTTGA
- the LOC141717512 gene encoding gibberellin 3-beta-dioxygenase 1-like: protein MPSRLSDVFETHPVFQHHHNQNLDLNSLQHLPDSHAWASELTNCSLNPGINGQFNLPVIDLNDPINGPKHVVHACKTWGAFQIINHGVPKQVIDNMEAAAKKLFSLPYEHKLKAERCDNGAVGYGPIRISSFFPKRMWSEGFTIVGSPVQHARKLWPDDYTSFCDVTKEYQKEMKKLAGKLMWIMLESLGITKEDIAWAGPDGEFDDSGGVLQLNSYPVCPDPGRAIGIADHTDSSLLTILHQSNQSGLQVFREEIGWVSVPPIEGALVVNIGDLLHILSNGLYPSVLHRVVVNRDQHRLSMAYLYGPPNNVEISPLLKLVDRYHPPLYRPVTWTEYLGMKAKLFYEALSALRLSAPASC from the exons ATGCCTTCAAGACTTTCTGATGTCTTTGAAACTCATCCAGTTTTTCAACACCACCACAACCAAAACTTGGACTTGAACTCACTTCAACATTTACCCGATTCTCATGCATGGGCTTCTGAGCTAACTAACTGCTCTTTAAACCCAGGTATTAATGGTCAGTTCAACTTACCAGTTATTGACTTAAATGATCCAATTAACGGCCCAAAACATGTGGTACATGCATGCAAAACATGGGGTGCTTTTCAAATAATAAACCATGGAGTGCCTAAACAAGTTATTGACAATATGGAGGCTGCTGCAAAGAAACTCTTCTCTCTTCCTTATGAACACAAACTTAAAGCTGAGCGGTGCGATAATGGAGCTGTTGGTTATGGCCCTATTCGGATCTCTTCTTTTTTTCCGAAACGCATGTGGTCTGAAGGCTTCACCATTGTTGGCTCTCCTGTTCAACATGCTCGCAAACTCTGGCCAGATGATTACACTTCTTTCTG TGATGTTACAAAAGAATACCAGAAAGAAATGAAAAAACTAGCTGGAAAGCTTATGTGGATCATGCTAGAGTCACTAGGTATAACCAAAGAAGATATTGCATGGGCCGGCCCAGATGGAGAATTTGATGATTCTGGAGGTGTCTTGCAGTTGAACTCATACCCAGTTTGTCCGGATCCAGGCCGGGCTATTGGTATAGCAGATCATACAGACTCTTCACTTCTTACTATTCTCCACCAAAGCAATCAAAGTGGATTACAGGTATTTCGAGAAGAAATAGGGTGGGTTAGTGTGCCTCCCATTGAAGGGGCATTAGTGGTTAACATTGGTGATTTGCTCCACATACTCTCTAACGGGCTATACCCGTCTGTGCTCCATCGTGTTGTAGTAAATCGTGATCAACACCGTTTATCCATGGCTTACCTTTATGGCCCTCCAAACAATGTTGAGATTTCGcctttattaaaattagtggatcGCTATCATCCTCCTCTTTACAGGCCCGTGACTTGGACCGAATATCTTGGAATGAAAGCTAAGCTTTTCTATGAGGCACTTTCAGCTCTTCGCCTTTCAGCTCCTGCAAGTTGCTAG
- the LOC141717516 gene encoding uncharacterized protein LOC141717516 isoform X1 produces the protein MGSCIFKFSLSPSFKLLFLCFSCIHFITTTSQIFPPLQGLACAIVNCGEGTCRVSNATLLGVECDCKPGWKQIPVVAFAFPSCALPNCTIDFQCGSGAPPPPLPALKPFNASSPCNLVWCGNGDCVVDETSNTHSCQCNQGFANLLNNPSFGCIEQCYLGADCKNLGLGTPPAPPETSSGSPINGTKEYQADAKGSNGASNNMKNIVVALIIALVFQHEFR, from the exons ATGGGAAGCTGCATTTTCAAAttctctctttctccttctttcaAACTCCTCTTCCTCTGTTTCTCTTGCATTCATTTTATTACTACTACTTCCCAAATTTTCCCACCTCTCCAAG GTCTAGCATGTGCAATAGTGAACTGTGGAGAGGGGACATGCAGAGTTTCAAATGCAACATTACTTGGGGTTGAATGTGATTGTAAACCTGGTTGGAAGCAGATTCCTGTTGTTGCTTTTGCCTTTCCTTCTTGTGCTCTCCCTAATT GCACAATCGATTTTCAGTGTGGAAGTGGAGCTCCACCGCCACCGCTTCCAGCACTCAAACCCTTCAATGCTTCAAGCc CTTGTAATCTCGTCTGGTGTGGCAATGGAGACTGCGTGGTTGATGAAACTAGTAATACCCATTCCTGCCAATGTAATCAGGGGTTTGCAAATTTGTTAAATAACCCTTCCTTTGGTTGTATTGAACAAT GCTACTTGGGTGCAGATTGCAAGAACCTGGGATTAGGGACGCCGCCGGCGCCACCGGAGACTAGTTCAGGCTCGCCAATAAACGGTACGAAGGAATATCAAGCTGATGCAAAAG GATCAAATGGAGCATCCAACAACATGAAGAATATTGTTGTAGCGCTGATTATTGCTTTAGTTTTTCAACATGAATTTAGGTAG
- the LOC141717516 gene encoding uncharacterized protein LOC141717516 isoform X2, with the protein MGSCIFKFSLSPSFKLLFLCFSCIHFITTTSQIFPPLQGLACAIVNCGEGTCRVSNATLLGVECDCKPGWKQIPVVAFAFPSCALPNCTIDFQCGSGAPPPPLPALKPFNASSPCNLVWCGNGDCVVDETSNTHSCQCNQGFANLLNNPSFGCIEQCYLGADCKNLGLGTPPAPPETSSGSPINGSNGASNNMKNIVVALIIALVFQHEFR; encoded by the exons ATGGGAAGCTGCATTTTCAAAttctctctttctccttctttcaAACTCCTCTTCCTCTGTTTCTCTTGCATTCATTTTATTACTACTACTTCCCAAATTTTCCCACCTCTCCAAG GTCTAGCATGTGCAATAGTGAACTGTGGAGAGGGGACATGCAGAGTTTCAAATGCAACATTACTTGGGGTTGAATGTGATTGTAAACCTGGTTGGAAGCAGATTCCTGTTGTTGCTTTTGCCTTTCCTTCTTGTGCTCTCCCTAATT GCACAATCGATTTTCAGTGTGGAAGTGGAGCTCCACCGCCACCGCTTCCAGCACTCAAACCCTTCAATGCTTCAAGCc CTTGTAATCTCGTCTGGTGTGGCAATGGAGACTGCGTGGTTGATGAAACTAGTAATACCCATTCCTGCCAATGTAATCAGGGGTTTGCAAATTTGTTAAATAACCCTTCCTTTGGTTGTATTGAACAAT GCTACTTGGGTGCAGATTGCAAGAACCTGGGATTAGGGACGCCGCCGGCGCCACCGGAGACTAGTTCAGGCTCGCCAATAAACG GATCAAATGGAGCATCCAACAACATGAAGAATATTGTTGTAGCGCTGATTATTGCTTTAGTTTTTCAACATGAATTTAGGTAG
- the LOC141717511 gene encoding aromatic aminotransferase ISS1: protein MGSYGMLARRVVQTETPVMVQIQELIRGAKDAMSLAQGVVYWQPPKPALEKVKEAVWEPSVSRYGADEGLPELREALVKKLHQENKLCKSSVMVTAGANQAFVNIVLTLCDAGDSVVMFAPYYFNAYMSFQMTGVTNILVGPGIPETLHPDADWLERILQETKPTPKLVTVVNPGNPSGTYIPEALLKRISDICRDAGCWLLVDNTYEYFMFDGRKHTCVEGNHVVNIFSFSKAYGMMGWRVGYIAYPSEVEGFAAQLLKVQDNIPICASIISQRLALYSLEVGPEWVTDQVKELVKNRTIVQEALSPLGEGAVKGGEGAIYLWAKLPEKCIDDFEVVRWLARKHGVVLIPGSACGCPGHVRISFGGLLENDCLLASKRLKKGLEELVTSGMVE from the exons ATGGGGTCTTATGGGATGCTTGCTAGGAGGGTTGTTCAGACTGAGACTCCTGTTATGGTTCAG ATACAAGAATTGATCCGGGGTGCAAAAGATGCAATGTCTTTGGCTCAG GGAGTCGTGTATTGGCAACCGCCTAAGCCCGCTTTGGAAAAAGTTAAAGAGGCTGTTTGGGAACCTTCAGTAAGTCGTTATGGTGCGGATGAAGGTCTTCCTGAACTTAGGGAAGCATTAGTTAAAAAG TTACATCAAGAAAATAAGCTTTGCAAATCTTCTGTGATGGTTACTGCTGGTGCAAATCAG GCATTTGTAAACATCGTTCTGACATTGTGTGATGCTGGGGATTCTGTAGTTATGTTTGCACCATATTATTTCAATGCATACATGTCATTCCAGATGACAGGTGTCACTAATATTCTTGTTGGTCCCGGTATTCCAGAGACTCTACACCCAGATGCAG ACTGGTTGGAAAGGATCTTACAGGAAACTAAACCAACACCTAAGCTTGTTACTGTTGTAAATCCTGGAAACCCATCTGGAACCTACATTCCAGAGGCCCTGCTGAAG AGGATATCAGATATCTGTAGAGATGCTGGCTGCTGGCTGCTGGTAGATAACACATATGA GTACTTTATGTTTGATGGTCGAAAGCACACATGTGTGGAGGGAAATCATGTTGTAAACATATTTTCCTTCTCCAAGGCTTATGGCATGATGGGATGGCGAGTTGGATAT ATAGCATATCCTTCGGAAGTGGAAGGATTTGCTGCTCAACTTCTCAAAGTCCAAGACAACATACCCATATGTGCTTCTATAATCTCGCAGCGGCTAGCACTTTATTCGCTAGAAGTGGGACCAGAATGGGTCACTGATCAAGTGAAAGAACTTGTCAAAAATAGAACAATTGTTCAAGAAGCATTGTCTCCTTTGGGAGAGGGTGCTGTTAAAGGAGGTGAGGGTGCAATATACTTATGGGCGAAGCTTCCTGAGAAATGCATTGACGATTTTGAAGTTGTTCGTTGGCTAGCTCGAAAACATGGGGTTGTTTTGATTCCAGGAAGCGCGTGTGGGTGTCCTGGACATGTCAGGATCTCATTTGGAGGACTGTTGGAGAATGACTGCCTGCTTGCTTCGAAAAGGCTCAAGAAAGGATTAGAAGAGCTGGTAACCAGCGGAATGGTGGAGTGA